In one window of Gossypium hirsutum isolate 1008001.06 chromosome A01, Gossypium_hirsutum_v2.1, whole genome shotgun sequence DNA:
- the LOC107947432 gene encoding putative 12-oxophytodienoate reductase 11, whose protein sequence is MATSQENMDFIPALLAPSKMSNFSLSHRIVLAPLSRLRSYNFIAQPHAILYYSQRTTHGGFLIGEASGVSETAQGYPNTPGIWTQQQVEAWKPIVDAVHKKGSIFFCQLWHAGRASDYCFQPDGQPPISCTDKPIQAKTHIDGVTEASFPAPRRLTTHEITQVVNDFRKAARNAMQAGFDGVEIHGANGYLIDQFLKDQVNDRTNEYGGSLENRCPFPLQVVEVVTDEIGADRVGIRLSPFADYDDCADSNPKALGLYMAQSLNKYGILYCHMIEPRMITQFEESQKTKNNLSPMRKAFKRTFIVASGYNREEGNEVVVKGGADLVAFGRLFLANPDLPRRFELNVVLNKYDRNTFYTQNPVVGYTDYSFLDPTP, encoded by the exons ATGGCTACTTCACAGGAGAATATGGATTTCATTCCTGCCCTCCTTGCTCCTTCCAAGATGTCCAATTTTAGTCTCTCTCACAG GATAGTTTTGGCACCCTTGTCCAGATTGAGATCCTACAACTTCATTGCTCAACCTCATGCCATCTTGTATTACTCCCAAAGAACAACGCATGGTGGTTTCTTGATAGGAGAAGCATCCGGTGTTTCAGAAACTGCTCAAGG CTACCCAAACACTCCTGGCATCTGGACGCAACAACAAGTGGAGGCATGGAAACCAATTGTGGATGCTGTTCATAAGAAAGGGAGCATATTCTTTTGTCAACTATGGCATGCTGGTAGAGCTTCTGATTATT GTTTCCAACCTGATGGTCAGCCTCCAATCTCATGTACGGACAAACCGATACAAGCTAAGACTCACATTGATGGCGTAACGGAGGCATCTTTTCCAGCTCCTCGCCGGCTAACAACTCATGAGATAACGCAAGTCGTTAACGACTTTAGAAAGGCTGCTAGAAATGCCATGCAAGCTG GTTTTGACGGAGTTGAGATTCATGGAGCTAATGGATATCTGATTGATCAGTTCTTGAAGGACCAAGTGAATGATAGAACAAATGAGTATGGAGGGAGCTTAGAAAATCGTTGCCCCTTCCCTCTACAAGTAGTTGAAGTAGTCACCGATGAGATCGGAGCCGACAGAGTTGGGATCAGACTATCTCCATTTGCAGATTACGACGACTGTGCCGACTCAAACCCAAAAGCACTTGGCCTTTACATGGCCCAATCCTTGAACAAATACGGTATTTTGTACTGCCATATGATAGAGCCAAGGATGATCACCCAATTCGAGG AGAGTCAAAAAACAAAGAACAACTTGTCGCCGATGAGAAAGGCTTTCAAAAGAACATTTATAGTAGCCAGCGGATACAATAGAGAAGAGGGAAATGAAGTGGTTGTTAAGGGTGGAGCGGATCTGGTTGCATTTGGACGCTTGTTTCTGGCAAACCCTGATTTGCCAAGGAGATTTGAGCTCAATGTTGTGCTTAACAAGTATGATAGAAATACCTTTTACACTCAGAATCCTGTTGTTGGTTATACGGACTATTCTTTTCTCGATCCAACCCCATAA
- the LOC107945244 gene encoding uncharacterized protein isoform X1: protein MGPTLEAKSLRKAVVPSTLLENPSPGNLQSTRLALHVNEDSSSCWVYIASGCNIYRLQIPLEDSWLSTGKEGLLIPETKEVIESLLLKRCPHLSEIQSIVLTEIESTGYLVLASVDAYGHLIVSKLDASGKDADKITYSVLPRDFGVGEGSWSGMCFSPTQWSMAAVARSFCKSVDVYDQDIHLRTLRTLWYPSSLSFMRNLGHGNESSILAVTEGCQLSVWDLRIKENGGCLNRICGSAGDIFYAVCSSSTGNIAVGGADRTVTIYDPRRWSAISRWVHCSKYEITGLAFSSLDPDYIFVQGVDYEVFCGQWQESSKVFSFRGDSNWLGFSKCSNRDILGGWCDSGSIFVVDVIAKG, encoded by the exons ATGGGGCCAACCCTGGAAGCAAAGAGTTTGAGAAAGGCGGTGGTGCCATCAACACTCCTAGAGAACCCATCTCCTGGAAACCTCCAGTCAACTCGCCTTGCCCTCCAT GTGAATGAGGATTCCTCCTCTTGCTGGGTTTACATTGCATCCGGATGCAACATCTACAGACTTCAA atTCCGCTGGAAGATTCTTGGCTTAGCACAGGGAAAGAAGGCCTCCTTATTCCGGAGACAAAAGAG GTTATAGAATCTTTGTTACTTAAACGGTGCCCTCATCTTTCAGAAATCCAAAGTATTGTACTTACTGAAATAGAAA GCACTGGTTACTTAGTATTGGCAAGTGTGGATGCTTATGGTCATCTTATTGTCTCTAAACTGGATGCCAGTGGTAAAG ATGCTGACAAGATTACTTATTCAGTGTTACCTCGGGATTTTGGTGTTGGAGAAGGTAGTTGGTCTGGGATGTGCTTCAGTCCAACTCAATGGTCCATG GCAGCTGTGGCACGAAGCTTCTGCAAAAGTGTTGATGTTTATGACCAGGATATCCATCTTCGGACTTTGCGTAC ACTTTGGTATCCATCTTCGCTAAGCTTCATGCGGAATTTAGGTCATGGGAATGAGAGTTCTATATTAGCCGTAACTGAAGGCTGCCAG TTGTCTGTATGGGACttgagaataaaagaaaatggtgGTTGTCTAAATCGTATTTGTGGTTCTGCTGGAGATATCTTTTATGCTGTCTGCAGTTCTTCAACTGGTAATATTGCAGTGGGTGGTGCTGATCGAACTGTGACTATCTATGATCCCCGCAG ATGGTCAGCAATTTCAAGATGGGTGCACTGTTCAAAATATGAG ATTACTGGACTTGCTTTCTCGTCTCTTGACCCTGATTACATCTTTGTTCAAGGGGTTGATTATGAG GTTTTCTGTGGGCAGTGGCAAGAAAGCAGTAAGGTATTTTCATTTAGAGGAGACTCAAATTGGCTGGGATTCAGTAAG TGCTCTAACAGGGATATACTTGGTGGATGGTGTGATTCGGGTAGCATTTTTGTAGTTGACGTAATAGCTAAAGGATAG
- the LOC107945244 gene encoding uncharacterized protein isoform X2, translating to MGPTLEAKSLRKAVVPSTLLENPSPGNLQSTRLALHVNEDSSSCWVYIASGCNIYRLQIPLEDSWLSTGKEGLLIPETKEVIESLLLKRCPHLSEIQSIVLTEIESTGYLVLASVDAYGHLIVSKLDASGKDADKITYSVLPRDFGVGEGSWSGMCFSPTQWSMAAVARSFCKSVDVYDQDIHLRTLRTLWYPSSLSFMRNLGHGNESSILAVTEGCQLSVWDLRIKENGGCLNRICGSAGDIFYAVCSSSTGNIAVGGADRTVTIYDPRRWSAISRWVHCSKYEITGLAFSSLDPDYIFVQGVDYEVFCGQWQESSKVFSFRGDSNWLGFSKRRGQILS from the exons ATGGGGCCAACCCTGGAAGCAAAGAGTTTGAGAAAGGCGGTGGTGCCATCAACACTCCTAGAGAACCCATCTCCTGGAAACCTCCAGTCAACTCGCCTTGCCCTCCAT GTGAATGAGGATTCCTCCTCTTGCTGGGTTTACATTGCATCCGGATGCAACATCTACAGACTTCAA atTCCGCTGGAAGATTCTTGGCTTAGCACAGGGAAAGAAGGCCTCCTTATTCCGGAGACAAAAGAG GTTATAGAATCTTTGTTACTTAAACGGTGCCCTCATCTTTCAGAAATCCAAAGTATTGTACTTACTGAAATAGAAA GCACTGGTTACTTAGTATTGGCAAGTGTGGATGCTTATGGTCATCTTATTGTCTCTAAACTGGATGCCAGTGGTAAAG ATGCTGACAAGATTACTTATTCAGTGTTACCTCGGGATTTTGGTGTTGGAGAAGGTAGTTGGTCTGGGATGTGCTTCAGTCCAACTCAATGGTCCATG GCAGCTGTGGCACGAAGCTTCTGCAAAAGTGTTGATGTTTATGACCAGGATATCCATCTTCGGACTTTGCGTAC ACTTTGGTATCCATCTTCGCTAAGCTTCATGCGGAATTTAGGTCATGGGAATGAGAGTTCTATATTAGCCGTAACTGAAGGCTGCCAG TTGTCTGTATGGGACttgagaataaaagaaaatggtgGTTGTCTAAATCGTATTTGTGGTTCTGCTGGAGATATCTTTTATGCTGTCTGCAGTTCTTCAACTGGTAATATTGCAGTGGGTGGTGCTGATCGAACTGTGACTATCTATGATCCCCGCAG ATGGTCAGCAATTTCAAGATGGGTGCACTGTTCAAAATATGAG ATTACTGGACTTGCTTTCTCGTCTCTTGACCCTGATTACATCTTTGTTCAAGGGGTTGATTATGAG GTTTTCTGTGGGCAGTGGCAAGAAAGCAGTAAGGTATTTTCATTTAGAGGAGACTCAAATTGGCTGGGATTCAGTAAG CGCCGAGGTCAAATTCTGTCATGA